tgatttgatttttttttaaaagtaaaataatttccgaaaataaattaaaggtactaaaatgattaatagtacataattatcaaacTAAAAATATTGGACCTGATTTTTATAGacataaacataattaaatctgaAAGAGGCTAATAtttcaattatatgcaatttagctttaaaaatacaaaataaatttgtaaaaatatgcaaaaatcacattAGCggtattttagtataaatatgagagtccaataaatgaatcaccaaaatgataattttgggaataattatttgggttttttcttgataaaattaggtaataaattgattttaaaatctttaaaaaaattaagGAACAATTATTAAACATTTGGACACACTTACATATGCAtaaatatgctattttgaaagtatttttcatattaaaaacatatagaaataaattgggtatcaacagctgcccttctttacccggggaggatgaaagagttgtcgagtaaagacatgatggccaattttgaccgaaagaaatggttcgaggagacttaggccgtgatctaacttctgagctacctacatatccctggtcttaccggaatcaggccatatgtagttcaggatctatcggcagagtatgccgatggagacctttcaagaacggacgcaatatttaGGATGGGGTGAATGGTTAAAGTTTGATAGGGCTGCGGGAAcaggagcgggatcgctcctgccgagATGGTCGTTGCTCACCGGTTCACCTACAAATAAGTAACACAAgcgtatattgtgcgtaaatttaaacatgatgcaaattcccatcggaccatgaatgtttgtcttcggacggttaggatgacgtccttagaccatgatgtcctgggtcataaagcgtataataaaggatttgcGGGCCATGAAATGATTCTCTCGGTCTATGAGAAttatgcctccgaaccatgatgcctttgaataatgatatgcaaaagattaaaaggagtcctcaggccatggcatggtgttctcgggctatgaaaatggtgcctccgaacaataatgcctttggacaatttgatgatcttttagcccatgagatgcagtaggtggcgatcttccaGACCGTGAAATGCATTAGCCGGCGATCTTTCATCCATACaagtgtaaataaggtggcgatcttttagccatgcagctgtagatggaggtagagcttaacctcggaaggaagaatggtagccttgtgcaatgcagaaatgtagatggagatagagcttagtctctgaaggcagaatggtagccttatgcaatgcagaaatgtaaatggaggtagagcttaaacttggaaggcagaatgatagccttatgcaatgcagaaatgcagatggaggtagagcttaacctcggaaggcagaatgctagccttatgcaatgtaaaaatgtagatggaggtagagcttaacctcggaaggcagaatagtagccttatgcaagaaataaaagggcAAATGAcgatagagctttcttagctaaTAGCAGATTGCAATACTGTGATTGCTGGGGACgttgtgcctgctggggacactgttgtgtacggatagcaactgtgagtaagtgcaacggttctgagagttgtattcatGGGCAATGTTTGTCTcgtgagcgtatagtatatttgatgatttgcaACTTAAGTGCCtgcaccaaagaaaaatcatgagttttgtgaaggggaggttagttcgtatccccgctagtTGTGCTTGACCTGCTCGGGTCTGAtttggtgatactgtatgtatcattggggtagtgtttgctaaacaaggcaattttggtAATAAACGTGCATGATTTTATAAAAAATAcgatataaatatataattaagaAACAGTTTTAGATAAACCGAtaactgtgacgtggttcaggacattgcaacctctcttgctacggaattttgagggtcctcctcaaaattctgcaccagtttaatgggttgatgcttctgatTGTTGCCTGCGATGATTggctcctcaaaattctgccccagtttcccattgcggggggggggggaatgaaaattttattgaattgtgaccgaacccatagggctgcttatgtatcccctcttaaacaggaatcaggtcaggcatagttcaattacatcatataaaAGAGCATAAAGactacacatagtaacgcttgactgcatccgaattgattggctttggccagacttctccgtccatttctgctaGTATAAGGGCTCCTCctattagaacccggtgaaccatgtacggaccttgccagtttgGAGAGAATTTTCCCTAGGCTTTATCTTGGTGTGGAAACATTTTTTTTAACACTAGCTTCCCCGGTGTGAACTATCttagcttgactcttttgttgaaggctctggacattctgttctgataaagttgaccatggcaaaatgcattcattctctttccatataTAAGAGCTAgatgctcgtaacgactcttcacccattctgcatcgtcaagctcagcttcctgtatgattcttaaggaaATAATTTTCACTTCGGCGGGAATGACGACTTCTGTGCCAGAAACCAGTacatagggggttgccccagttgatgtgcagactgtggtacgataccccaataaagcaaatgatagcttctcgtgccactgatTATGCTTCTTTattattttccttagtatcttcttgatgttcttattggcgtCTTCTACGACCCCATTAATCTGAGgtttgtaggctgtagaattcttgtgtttgatcttgaaagtttcacacatagttttcatcaagtcactattgagattgaagccattatcggtaatgattgattctggactCCCGAATCAGCAAATGATGCGGTTGCGGACAAAGTCTACCACGACTTGCTTAGTTACCGCTCAATAAGATGCTGCTTTGAgacatttggtgaaatagtcgattgttACTAAGATAGACCTATGCCCGTTGAAagcggcaggttcgattggtccaataacatccatttccCAAGCgatgaacgaccatggtgagcttatTGTATTAAGCCCATTTGGCGGCacatttatcatgtctgcatgtatttggCAACGGTGgtatttccggacatactggatgcagtctgtttccatagtcatccaaaagtaaccagcccggagtatcttctttgctaataaAAAACCATTTATATGTGGActgcaggtcccaacatgaatttcatctagtagcctagatgcttcctttgcgtcgacataccttaacaatccaagatcagGAGTCCtcatatacaggattcctccgctatgaaagaaattattgaaCAACCTTCGAagcgtgcgtttctgagtaggatttgcaagttctgggtattcgccttttgccaaatattccttgatatcatgaaaccaaggctttccgtctactTCTTTTTCAACATGGGcataataagctggctgatcatggatccttactagaatgggatcaaagaagtttttgtctggatgttgtctcatagatgatagggtagccaatgcatcggcgaactcgttctggactctgggaacatgttgaaattccgtctttgtgaacctctttctcaattcctgtacataatgcagatacgttagtatcttggagttcttggtcgcccattcttctcggagttgatgtataagtaagtccgaatctccgatcactagcaactcctgaatgttcatgtcaatagccatcttgagccctaggatgcaggcttcgtactcggccatattgttggtgcacgggaacctgagtttggcagacaccggataatgctgaccgattttCGATAAAAGGACCGCTCTTATACCAACTCCTttaaaatttgctgctccatcgaagaacattctccaaccgtcataggattctgcaatatcttctcatATGAATGATAcatcttcatcaagaaaatacgttttcaggggtttgtattctccatccatgggattttcagcaaggtgatctgctagcacctgtcccttgattgccttctgagttacatagacaatgtcaaattcactcaacagtatttgccacttggctagctttccagtgggcatgggcttctgaaagatgtacttcaaaggatccatccttgatatgagatatgtggtataggcatataagtagtgcctcagcttctgggctacctaagtcaaagcacaacaggtgtgctttaacagagaataccgggcctcgtacggggtgaacttcttactgaggtaataaatggcctgctccttcctctccgtttcatcatgctaccccagaacgcaacggaaagctccatctaatactgcaaggtagagtaataagggtctacttggctcaggcgggactaagactggtggtgttgacatgtattcctttattctgtcgaaagctttttggcagtcgtcagtccatttggtagtggcatccttctttaacatcttaaagattaggtCACGGATAACTATAAATTGTGCTATAAactggctgatgtagttgagtctccctaagaaactcatcacatccttcttgttctttaacGGTggtaattcttgaatagctttgactttcgatgggtccagttctatccctcgacgactcacaatgaacccaagcaACTTTCCAgctggaaccccaaatgcacattttgcggtattcagttttaggttgtaccttctcagtctattgaagaacttcctcaaatattCCATGTGATCAGTATCCTTTTTAGACTTGTTGATaatatcatctacgtacacctctatttccttgtgtatcatattgtggaaaatggtagtcatggccctcatgtaggtggcccctgcattctttaacccgaatgacatcatcttgtagcaatacATTCCCTACGGCGTAATGAAAACCGTTTTCTTAGCATCTTCTTCCTCCATCTAGATCtaatgataaccagcgaaacagTCTAcgaatgattgcaactcatgcttggcgcaattgtcgatcaggatgtgtatgtttggcaaagggaagtcgtttttcggactagcccggttgagatcctggtagtcgacacagactctaaccttcccatccttctttggtaatggcacgatgttggctaaccatgttgggtattctactaccctgagaactttagctttgatctgcttagtgacttcctccttgattttcagactcatgtcaggcttgaactttttgagcttttgctttaccggcggacatgttggatcggttggcagtttgtgagccacaatagatgtactcagaccagtcatgtcgtcatacgaccaggcgaatatgtcctcatattctcttagaaattccgtgtactccttcttttttgatggcgataagtggaagctgattcgtgtttctttaacattttctgcatctcccaagttaactacttctgtttcgtccaggttggacttaggtctgttctcaaaattctcaactttcttaacaatctcttctgatACGTCATCTTCAtctgaatctatgtctgtttgttgtgttgtctcattgcatgtcacagtcattggtttatcaagataagtaatagtaattttGTATAAGTAAGTaatgagaaaaataataatgagtgttgattcacaAGAAAGGTCAAAATACTTTGATAAgttgcataattgttttgaacattgaagatcttattgcgggaattgaaaacatgcaaaaaaacaaaatcttttagtaaacaaaacagtgcttgttttagccttgctaccctgatgctcgtcgggctctggttgtcataatggtccagttattgaggcatgctcctctaaTTACAgcctgtatagaagggccttcctacCCCTCCttctcgagaataacacaacaatccatatcattatcttctaagaacaaattcttcactgatgtgagtgcttcttcttcttctaacctatagataacatcggctggttggaaagtctgctccaaatgcggTACTGGATGCTCCATCGGATaataaggaccgcgccatggtagcgaccagttgttgaattcctcccaggtgtactcatatcccagaccgaaagtggtgctgtgcttcttgagttttatgggcttagtgattccttggaggttcttgccaagtcctttgccaggttcatacccactccaattcagtatgctctcgatcttgttatcctaccatttgtctttgtcaatagcaTTTACTCGTTAGAtatggtggtaagtctctcctccCAGCTTCTTTCTCCCCtcgattgatggaatggtctCACGACTGTATATAGGATTTCTACCGTCgctgtgaatgatcacttcctagtgattccattcgaattttactacctgatgcagtgttgatgctacggctctgacagcatgaatccatggccttcccaacaacgaattgtaagatgctggcacatctgtcacttggaaatcaacgtcgaaccaagtcggtcccatttgcaaaaacagactaatctccccaatgatggatctttgggaaccgtcAAAAGCTTTCACATTTatggctccatcctttatctcgtgcagtccctttcccaacttcttgagtgttaccagcagacaaatgttgagactggaacccccgttgatcaggatcctggtgatgaagtagccttcgcattgcacagtgatgtgtgtgagcacgtgatttttgtttcacacgacaatcgctccaaaaagaaataaaaacaaatataattggccctgctgtacaatttcggatttctgtgcggcaccgtGTTGATtcatttgtgactttggcccatttttatttatttactttattaaaataaaattcaaaaaaaatatatgtgtcctgcataattcaaaccgtaatccggtcgttaaatagaaaatcatgaatagacattttcgtccgtgattttatttggtttgactttacctgttttgaaatattttagtgtgtgtgcaaataattgtattgaatgtgtatttaattttaatttggtttttttggcttagttttgttttaaaataaataagaaaaaaaggaaataaataaataaaaaaaaataaagaaaagaccacttcccttccggacttgggccaattttaacaaaattggcccaaacaaacagcccaaaacccaggcctgcccggtccaacaccacctgatacccaggacatccaaacgacgacgttttagcctagtgtgatctgggccgttgatctcagattgatcaacggccaagatcaatcccccgtaacccaccaacaaacccgacccgtctcacccggaccgaccccaaacctttatccttgaaacgacgtcgtccctgtttagccaaaggatcctggcccttcatctcatctcatctaacggccaggatccatttagtcactaactatataaactcctaacactaccctgcccccccctatccgaactccagccttcgtctccccaaacaaaccgccctaaaccctagccgcccctatatccttcaccatggaaaccggcggcatgaacgccggtgaccttccccttaacaccctagaacgcccttgccatcctgaacccaaatctatcaaccatgtagttcgaatccctccccaccttctcgaatcttcatttgaagattcgagtcaaaactcgatctactcagtttaaccccagtttcataccagacactccccagacccccctcgtgaccaaaccatacttggtttggtccgaatctgatcaagGAAGcgtgaatcccagatctgagttttggaacttggtggttcttcgtcactggtccatattcGTTCAAACCGAAgcggttaaggtctaatggactttaatcaaagtgtttctcatttgagaaacacttcgattaaagtccgttcagccttaagaaaggtctgtccaagtccgagtcaagttttgatttttcaaggtttaaggtgagtcctttcttttctttatttgttttggccccTCTGATTGTGGTAAAAATCTGTTCATActttgattttgtgtctttgaattttgtcaactgTGCCCCGTCCACTTTGCCTAAACCTCTGctttgtttgaatgagtctttctatttgccctgataTAAGtagtgtgcaattagctgattctcaAAATTTGAACTGATCAATTGACTCCTCGAGCACCACTTTgtttagccagtacaattcaagtcatgtgccctatactttgaatgtctgatttttggctacgattgtgtatgttaatgctaatatagtcgagtcgacatgagtcgtcaattagtttcaactgcctgaacaaaataaatcgattcgcttctgttgaacatttgcctgaatcaattaagaaccaagttcagttacttatagttattaatatgatttcagaaacctaaggcttgatctgtaattgaaatctgagttgatagcatgtgcacttgtgcacagcatgtgcattgtgcacagcctgttttcctgcataaagggctttcaattttaaaatggtttgacagcatatgctgtcagatatattctactgcccatgcttgcttttagttaataaaataggaaaggaaagcctgccagggaatgttgatgggggttaatacttaaataactaattggaatctgaaaaatgaaaagggcacatgggaggggtactgtgatattaAAAAGAGGCTGTTTAAAAGGAGTAGGAGGGAGGCTTATAAAGGGGAAGACCATCTGATATTAGGACACACACAGAGATATAGAGAGGGACAGAATTAGGAGATAGACATAGACAGAATTAGaggaagagaaggagaaaatagacagactgtgaggaattttttttgaaagaaaaagctgaaatacacactgagaagtatacacacacagacatacatagagagacacaggggagcctaaactgaaattttgagAATTGAGTTTCTGGgggaaaacagtaaaaaaaaaattggaaaaggtcTCTTTCTGATAACTTAAGTATAAGTTCAAGACTGCAGACTGATATTGGAttcttgaaaagaaagaagatagggaaagggataaacagaaaatcagcaattacttctgtcttgtttgtctgattcccagtcttgttcaacctgttcagtcaactctgttttcttccaAGTATCATCTGAGTTCATtagttgattcatattgttcgtttcccctggattggtctgtcttggagtattattcctactgcattgtttgctgctacctgtctaccatttcttgtcggttctaactgtatcttgcactgggagttgttctattggtacctgctgttactgctgctgtttggtatcgcttctattgtcctactgaccccttgctccttctgttgtatccaatatccaggtacacactaagactcgcatttgatgtaacaatgaaagcatgaatcaaaagatttgaaggagttagaagcacctgttgtattgcttatgaattgccttttaatgttgttaagatatgtagtttcttggtctgttagcctaatagagacacattagtaaggttgtacttaattaaagtttatgccaatctgaaactgtgacattttattcgtttagtagtacataagatgtaaatacaatccatgaaatgtgcagccattttaatacaattgttaACTCATACTCGCTATTTaagcatgtttcgaatatgtaagggcaaatgattgtttagatctagctaaagacaatacagtttcaaactcttgagtttcagtttgcgtgaagcagtttacaggatgagtttcaaataccaCTAGTCGCATTTCCCAAACaagcaattttaattaatcttgtccgaataagttaaagttagggagcccttgtaacagtcgtagcatttcatcaatcccatatacatttcttttatcaagttcaaagcatgttttcatgaggtacaatgtttcttcagtccgtaaataattaatcggacgattagctaaaatcctgatttgggccaaacacatagttaaaaaatagcacgcatcttttcttctatttttaagagataaacacatcagaaacgtaaccgttttaggatgttccttctaaaataatgagacgagcctcgccaaatgagatgtaaatcgcggggccctcaataaataaccttgataattatctagaatttaggatgggccatttaataaatttcatggccttctacaaataataacgcgctagaccccTTAGGCATCCTtaatgaattacactcttaaacttgggtgcgcattgatgtgacccgaatccaaatctcaacggagtcgaaatgtgttaacaactacgggtgcattgattgtgacgtggttcaagatgcattttcacgacgttgcaattctataaaaataaatgataataataaaagcggtttaaacttaataaaagcacataagtcacaacctgtatttaaatcagatatttagccattataacaatttaagcgaccgtgctagaaccacgggattcgagggtgcctaacaccttccctcgggtcaacagaattccttacttagaatttctggttcgcagacttcatttgaaaagtcgaatattttcctcgatttgggattcaagataaaccggtggcttgggacaccaaaagccaaacctttcccaagtggcgactctgaattaaataaataatcccatttcgaatattgtcacttaaattggaaaaactcccacccGCGCatttctaacccttcggggcgggcgcgcaaaaaggaggtgtgacagctctggcgactccgctggggatatttacccagaaccactggttcagggttcaagaattcgagcttagaataattgttatatttggctttattatctgatttttattacatgttttttgcgtaacgtgctaaatgttgtcttttaccgctttgatattatctgaactgtatataaactgtgccgaaacctttctcttcttacttccggggagaagctcgctggtcgggactccctattctgttaatgtcaatacctaaaataagaaagaggacggacaagttacaaagccggacgatctcgcgggtccccggtacgtagccccctcctcgactcgagttgtccgctcgggtgcacagtctagaacaaatacccaggttacgaacctagaataacttgacttcatgccggatccctagtaggaacgcttatctgcatcatgttgcatttgacttaggggactcaacacaggggttgggtccgtctaggacaggcagcctgaaacgaaaaagaccaccctggtgcatcctatttgtgttgtgcatttatttgctgaGGTTCcccatgtcgaccggttcctaaaaaggggaaaata
This sequence is a window from Nicotiana sylvestris chromosome 3, ASM39365v2, whole genome shotgun sequence. Protein-coding genes within it:
- the LOC138888179 gene encoding uncharacterized protein; translated protein: MCETFKIKHKNSTAYKPQINGVVEDANKNIKKILRKIIKKHNQWHEKLSFALLGYRTTVCTSTGATPYVLVSGTEVVIPAEVKIISLRIIQEAELDDAEWVKSRYEHLALIYGKRMNAFCHGQLYQNRMSRAFNKRVKLR